CAATATTTTTATAAACCCTTATTTCTTCATTCACAACTCCTGCTCCAATAACTGGAAATTCCTCAATGACTCTTGATGTCAAAAAAATCAAAAAATCTGTAATTGTATATTTTTCTCCTTCTTTTTCTTTGTTTTCTTTTATTTTAAGAATATTATCAACTATTACCTTTCCCTGAAAATAATAATGAGGAATAGTTTGTTTACTTTCCGTAAGTCGTTTTGCAATTATCTTTCTTAAAGGGGTCCACTTTATTACTTCATATTCTCCCCTATCTTCTGAAACTATCCTTTCTTTTTCAATTTTCTCTTTTCTTTTTTCAATGTATTCAAGTATGTCTTTCTTTTCTATCCTTCCCTCAGGTCCTGTGCCTTTTATTTCACTTATATCAACTCCATATTCCTCTGCCAACCTTCTTGCAACTGGACTGATTTTTATTCTTTCTTCTTTTTCTTCAACTTTTTCCTTTTTTATTTCAGAAACAGAGATAACTTCTTTCTTTTCTTCAACCTTTATTTCTTTTTTTTCTTCCTTAATTTCTATTGGTTCATCAGGTGTATCTGTCATATATGCAATAACAGTTGTAACAGGAATTGGCTGGTCAGAAGGATGAAAAAGAATCTTCCTTAAATAACCGGAATACGGACTTTCAACTTCAAAATTTGTTTTATCACTCATAACTTCAAAAAGGACTTCTCCTTTTTCAACCTTATCTCCTTCATTCTTTTTCCAACTGACCAAATATCCTTCTTCCATTGTCTCACCAAGTTTCGGCATAATTATCTCTCTTAACATTACTCAACTCCTTTTTAACTCTATTTCATTTTAACACTTCTTTTACTCCTTTACAAATTCTTTCAACATCAGGGATGGCAAGTTTTTCAAGAACAGGACTTTTTGGCATAGGAACATCAGCACCTGCAACACGTATAATTGGGGCATCAAGGTAATCAAAGGCATTTTCAACTATCTGCATACCTATTTCAGCACCTGTTCCACCTGTCTTACAATCCTCCTCAACTATAACAACCCTGTTTGTCTTTTTAACTGATTTAACAACTGTTTCAATATCCATAGGTAAAAGTGTCCTTAAATCAATAACCTCAACACTTATTCCTTCTTTTTCTAAAATACTGGCTGCTTCAAGTGAGAATAAAACCATTCTTGAATAAGTTATAATTGTTACATCAGTACCTTCTTTTTTTACATCGGCAACACCAATTGGAATAAGATATTCTTCTTCAGGAACTTCTCCCTTTGTATTATAAAGCATTTTGTGTTCAATAAATACGACTGGATTATCATCTCTTATTGCCGATTTTAATAAACCTTTTGCATCATAAGGGGTTGAAGGCATAACAACTTTAATTCCAGGTATATGTATCAGCCATGCCTCTAAACTCTGTGAGTGATGTGCTCCAAGAGTTCTGCCTGCTCCACCTTCTGTTCTTATTACAAGAGGAACTGTACATTTTCCACCAAACATATATCTTATTTTTGCAACCTGATTATTGAGTTGGTCCATACAAAGTCCTATAAAATCAATATACATAATTTCAGCAACAGGTCTTAAACCGGTTAAAGCAGCACCAAGAGCAGTTCCAACAATAGCA
This sequence is a window from bacterium. Protein-coding genes within it:
- a CDS encoding alpha-ketoacid dehydrogenase subunit beta → MRTITYRQALNEGLDEEMARDPRVFLFGEDIAIYGGAYGVTAGLWQKYGDERVIDTPISENAIVGTALGAALTGLRPVAEIMYIDFIGLCMDQLNNQVAKIRYMFGGKCTVPLVIRTEGGAGRTLGAHHSQSLEAWLIHIPGIKVVMPSTPYDAKGLLKSAIRDDNPVVFIEHKMLYNTKGEVPEEEYLIPIGVADVKKEGTDVTIITYSRMVLFSLEAASILEKEGISVEVIDLRTLLPMDIETVVKSVKKTNRVVIVEEDCKTGGTGAEIGMQIVENAFDYLDAPIIRVAGADVPMPKSPVLEKLAIPDVERICKGVKEVLK
- a CDS encoding dihydrolipoamide acetyltransferase family protein, with translation MLREIIMPKLGETMEEGYLVSWKKNEGDKVEKGEVLFEVMSDKTNFEVESPYSGYLRKILFHPSDQPIPVTTVIAYMTDTPDEPIEIKEEKKEIKVEEKKEVISVSEIKKEKVEEKEERIKISPVARRLAEEYGVDISEIKGTGPEGRIEKKDILEYIEKRKEKIEKERIVSEDRGEYEVIKWTPLRKIIAKRLTESKQTIPHYYFQGKVIVDNILKIKENKEKEGEKYTITDFLIFLTSRVIEEFPVIGAGVVNEEIRVYKNIDIGLAISVPEGLVVASIKNANKKTIKEITEERKKLVERAREGKLTEEDIKGTNFVISNLGMYEVENFYPIINPPGVAIMGVGKIEKGIFVENESPVIKNYMYISFSFDHRIIDGAYAANFYKRLKEVIENPSILLFKNV